In Citrus sinensis cultivar Valencia sweet orange chromosome 2, DVS_A1.0, whole genome shotgun sequence, a single genomic region encodes these proteins:
- the LOC102631114 gene encoding putative cyclin-D6-1 isoform X1, which produces MDFSLENPFTNFHELFNDDDEDSTETILESLFLVESDHMPSKSYIKTLKGRDLDNSLRSRAVSSILQFSCKFDPFLSYLAVSYMDRYLSSQEMPQPKPWKLRLLAVSCFSLAAKMRQIEFSYTQFQADGGLIFDTQTIQRMECLILGALKWRMRSITPFTFLSFFISLFKLKDLTVQRALKTRASEVIFQAQIDIKLIEFKPSIIAASALLFASRELFPLQFHCFRKAISNCPYVNKENLLRCYNAMQDTSMDDEYESEIDLVSSSYTPVNVLDCRVSSSESDKTNVTTTDTKATSSSSDSSTTSTELSPERDTKRRKLSSYRNNHSIQLSQTQQC; this is translated from the exons ATGGATTTCAGTCTTGAAAACCCTTTTACGAATTTCCATGAATTGttcaatgatgatgatgaggataGCACTGAAACAATACTAGAGTCCCTCTTCCTCGTTGAATCTGACCACATGCCTTCAAAGAGCTACATAAAGACTCTCAAAGGCAGAGACCTTGATAATTCTCTTCGGAGTCGAGCTGTCTCTTCAATcttacaa TTTTCCTGCAAGTTTGATCCCTTTTTATCGTATCTTGCTGTCAGTTATATGGATCGGTACTTATCAAGCCAAGAAATGccg CAGCCAAAACCATGGAAGCTTAGGCTTCTTGCAGTCTCTTGCTTTTCCTTAGCAGCCAAGATGAGGCAAATTGAATTCTCTTATACTCAGTTTCAG GCTGATGGGGGCCTGATATTTGACACACAAACAATACAAAGAATGGAGTGTCTAATCTTGGGAGCTTTGAAATGGAGAATGCGGTCAATCACTCCCTTCACTTTTCTctcctttttcatttctctgtTCAAGCTTAAGGACCTAACAGTGCAAAGAGCTCTCAAAACTCGGGCCAGTGAAGTCATTTTCCAAGCtcaaattg ATattaagcttatagagttCAAGCCATCGATAATTGCCGCATCAGCTCTCCTCTTTGCCTCTCGTGAACTATTTCCCTTGCAATTCCATTGTTTCAGAAAAGCAATTTCCAACTGTCCATATGTAAATAAG GAAAATTTGTTGCGATGCTATAACGCGATGCAAGACACATCGATGGACGATGAATACGAGTCAGAAATTGATTTGGTGTCAAGCTCATACACGCCAGTCAATGTATTGGATTGTCGAGTTTCAAGCTCAGAAAGTGATAAGACCAATGTCACCACCACCGATACGAAGGCTACTAGTAGTAGTAGTGACAGTAGTACAACCTCTACTGAGCTTAGCCCTGAGAGAGatacaaaaagaagaaaattgagTAGCTACCGTAACAATCACAGCATCCAGCTTTCTCAGACCCAACAGTGCTGA
- the LOC102631114 gene encoding putative cyclin-D6-1 isoform X2, whose product MDFSLENPFTNFHELFNDDDEDSTETILESLFLVESDHMPSKSYIKTLKGRDLDNSLRSRAVSSILQFSCKFDPFLSYLAVSYMDRYLSSQEMPPKPWKLRLLAVSCFSLAAKMRQIEFSYTQFQADGGLIFDTQTIQRMECLILGALKWRMRSITPFTFLSFFISLFKLKDLTVQRALKTRASEVIFQAQIDIKLIEFKPSIIAASALLFASRELFPLQFHCFRKAISNCPYVNKENLLRCYNAMQDTSMDDEYESEIDLVSSSYTPVNVLDCRVSSSESDKTNVTTTDTKATSSSSDSSTTSTELSPERDTKRRKLSSYRNNHSIQLSQTQQC is encoded by the exons ATGGATTTCAGTCTTGAAAACCCTTTTACGAATTTCCATGAATTGttcaatgatgatgatgaggataGCACTGAAACAATACTAGAGTCCCTCTTCCTCGTTGAATCTGACCACATGCCTTCAAAGAGCTACATAAAGACTCTCAAAGGCAGAGACCTTGATAATTCTCTTCGGAGTCGAGCTGTCTCTTCAATcttacaa TTTTCCTGCAAGTTTGATCCCTTTTTATCGTATCTTGCTGTCAGTTATATGGATCGGTACTTATCAAGCCAAGAAATGccg CCAAAACCATGGAAGCTTAGGCTTCTTGCAGTCTCTTGCTTTTCCTTAGCAGCCAAGATGAGGCAAATTGAATTCTCTTATACTCAGTTTCAG GCTGATGGGGGCCTGATATTTGACACACAAACAATACAAAGAATGGAGTGTCTAATCTTGGGAGCTTTGAAATGGAGAATGCGGTCAATCACTCCCTTCACTTTTCTctcctttttcatttctctgtTCAAGCTTAAGGACCTAACAGTGCAAAGAGCTCTCAAAACTCGGGCCAGTGAAGTCATTTTCCAAGCtcaaattg ATattaagcttatagagttCAAGCCATCGATAATTGCCGCATCAGCTCTCCTCTTTGCCTCTCGTGAACTATTTCCCTTGCAATTCCATTGTTTCAGAAAAGCAATTTCCAACTGTCCATATGTAAATAAG GAAAATTTGTTGCGATGCTATAACGCGATGCAAGACACATCGATGGACGATGAATACGAGTCAGAAATTGATTTGGTGTCAAGCTCATACACGCCAGTCAATGTATTGGATTGTCGAGTTTCAAGCTCAGAAAGTGATAAGACCAATGTCACCACCACCGATACGAAGGCTACTAGTAGTAGTAGTGACAGTAGTACAACCTCTACTGAGCTTAGCCCTGAGAGAGatacaaaaagaagaaaattgagTAGCTACCGTAACAATCACAGCATCCAGCTTTCTCAGACCCAACAGTGCTGA